A single Cygnus atratus isolate AKBS03 ecotype Queensland, Australia chromosome 11, CAtr_DNAZoo_HiC_assembly, whole genome shotgun sequence DNA region contains:
- the MRPL46 gene encoding 39S ribosomal protein L46, mitochondrial, with translation MAAPVGSLAGWGRWVSSSSSAAVTPRPWRLFGALCLLRLPRITQPLRREEEEMAALMGQIELEKSRYSDHEVRKLEEEEQLRRRKESSYDEDEAPGKTVIMAQDLEDKWEQKLLQFSPAPWVTDADKKDDRTSLNRKLDSNLMLLVKQKIGNQELWLLPQVEWQPGETMRNTAERAMATFLGDHIQAKILGNAPYGIYKYKFPRAIRTEDNVGAKVFFYKAFLQSSDLSQAELKKDYLWVTKDELGAYLKPEYLKKVNRFLLDL, from the exons ATGGCGGCGCCCGTCGGGTCCTTAGCGGGCTGGGGGCGGTGGGTGAGTTCGTCCTCCTCTGCCGCTGTAACGCCCCGGCCGTGGCGGCTGTTCGGGGCGCTGTGCCTGCTGAGGCTGCCCCGCATCACGCAGCCCCTccgcagggaggaggaggagatggcgGCGCTCATGGGGCAG ATAGAGCTGGAGAAGAGCCGCTACTCCGACCACGAGGTCCGcaagctggaggaggaggagcagctcaggaggaggaaggagagctcGTACGACGAGGATGAGGCGCCTGGTAAAACGGTCATCATGGCCCAGGACCTGGAGGACAAGTGGGAACAGAAATTACTGCAGTTCAGCCCGGCCCCGTGGGTGACAG ATGCTGATAAAAAAGATGATCGAACGTCTCTGAACAGGAAGCTGGACAGTAACCTGATGCTGCTGGTGAAGCAGAAGATTGGTAACCAGGAGCTGTGGCTCCTGCCTCAAGTGGAATGGCAGCCTGGAGAGACTATGCGAAACACAGCTGAGCGAGCCATGGCTACGTTTTTGG GAGATCACATTCAAGCCAAAATCCTGGGGAATGCACCATATGGGATTTACAAGTATAAGTTTCCCAGGGCCATCAGGACTGAAGATAACGTGGGAGCCAAAGTATTCTTCTACAAAGCCTTCCTCCAGAGCAGTGATTTGTCGCaggcagagctgaagaaagatTATCTGTGGGTCACAAAGGATGAGCTGGGAGCTTACTTGAAGCCGGAATACCTGAAAAAAGTCAATCGATTCCTTCTGGACTTATAA
- the DET1 gene encoding DET1 homolog isoform X1, with protein sequence MDHDAPTIRPRRIQNQNVIHRLERRRISSGKAGTHWHQVRVFHQNVFPNFTVVNVEKPPCFLRKFSPDGRYFIAFSSDQTSLEIYEYQGCQAAEDLLQGYEGEILANGNDQRSVNIRGRLFERFFVLLHITNVASNGEHLNRECSLFTDDCRYVIVGSAAYLPEEPHPPFFEVYRNSESVTPNPRSPLEDYSLHIIDLHTGRLCDTRTFKCDKVILSHNQGLYLYKNILAILSVQQQTIHVFQVTPEGTFIDVRTIGRFCYEDDLLTLSAVYPEVQRDTQTGMANPYKEPFINSLKHRLLVYLWRRAEQDGSAIAKRRFFQYFDQLRQLRMWKMQLLDENHLFIKYTSEDVVTLRVTDPSQPSFFVVYNMVTTEVIAVFENTSDELLELFENFCDLFRNATLHSEAVQFPCSASSNNFARQIQRRFKDTIVNAKYGGHTEAVRRLLGQLPISAQSYSGSPYLDLSLFSYDDKWVSVMERPKTCGDHPIRFYARDSGLLKFEIQAGLLGRPINHTVRRLVAFTFHPFEPFAISVQRTNAEYVVNFHMRHSCT encoded by the exons ATGGACCATGACGCCCCCACCATCAGGCCCCGCCGCATCCAGAACCAGAACGTCATCCACCGCCTGGAGCGCCGCCGCATCAGCTCGGGCAAAGCCGGCACCCACTGGCACCAGGTGCGCGTCTTCCACCAGAACGTCTTCCCCAACTTCACCGTGGTCAACGTGGAGAAGCCGCCCTGCTTCCTGCGCAAGTTCTCCCCCGACGGGCGCTACTTCATCGCCTTCTCCTCCGACCAGACCTCCCTGGAGATCTACGAGTACCAGGGCTGCCAGGCGGCAGAAGACCTCCTGCAAGGCTACGAGGGGGAGATCCTGGCCAACGGCAACGACCAGAGATCCGTCAACATCCGCGGGCGGCTCTTTGAGCGCTTCTTCGTCCTGCTGCACATCACCAACGTGGCCTCCAACGGGGAGCACCTGAACCGCGAGTGCAGCTTGTTCACCGACGACTGCCGCTACGTGATCGTCGGCTCCGCCGCCTACCTGCCCGAGGAGCCGCACCCGCCCTTCTTCGAGGTTTATCGCAACAGCGAGTCGGTGACCCCCAACCCCCGCTCCCCGCTGGAGGACTACTCCCTGCACATCATCGACCTCCACACGGGCAGGCTCTGCGACACGCGGACTTTCAAGTGCGACAAGGTCATCCTGTCGCACAACCAGGGGCTGTACCTCTACAAGAACATCCTGGCCATCCTCTCCGTGCAGCAGCAGACTATCCACGTCTTTCAGGTGACCCCCGAGGGGACCTTCATCGACGTGCGGACCATCGGGCGCTTCTGCTACGAGGACGATCTGCTGACCCTGTCCGCCGTGTACCCCGAGGTGCAGCGGGACACGCAGACGGGGATGGCGAACCCCTACAAGGAGCCCTTCATCAACTCCCTGAAGCACAGGCTGCTGGTGTACCTGTGGCGGAGGGCGGAGCAGGACGGGAGCGCCATAGCCAAGAGGAGGTTCTTCCAGTACTTCGACCAGCTGAGGCAGCTCCGCATGTGGAAGATGCAGCTCCTGGATGAGAACCACCTCTTCATCAAGTACACCAGCGAAGACGTGGTCACGCTGCGGGTGACGGATCCGTCTCAG ccctcGTTCTTCGTCGTGTACAACATGGTGACCACAGAGGTTATCGCCGTGTTTGAGAACACGTCCGacgagctgctggagctgtttgAGAACTTCTGCGACCTCTTCAGGAACGCCACCTTGCACAGCGAGGCGGTCCAGTTCCCCTGCTCAGCGTCCAGCAACAACTTTGCCAGGCAGATCCAGCGCCG GTTCAAAGACACTATTGTGAACGCCAAGTACGGAGGGCACACGGAGGCTGTGCGGAGGCTGCTGGGCCAGCTCCCCATCAGCGCCCAGTCCTACAGCGGCAGCCCGTACCTCGACCTCTCCCTTTTCAGCTATGATGACAAGTGGGTGTCAGTCATGGAGCGTCCCAAGACCTGCGGCGATCACCCGATAAG attttACGCTCGGGATTCTGGCCTCCTGAAGTTTGAAATCCAGGCGGGACTCCTGGGGCGACCCATCAATCACACGGTGCGGCGCCTGGTTGCGTTCACCTTCCACCCCTTCGAGCCCTTTGCCATCTCGGTGCAGCGCACGAACGCGGAGTACGTGGTGAACTTCCACATGAGGCACAGCTGCACGTAG
- the DET1 gene encoding DET1 homolog isoform X2, translating into MDHDAPTIRPRRIQNQNVIHRLERRRISSGKAGTHWHQTSLEIYEYQGCQAAEDLLQGYEGEILANGNDQRSVNIRGRLFERFFVLLHITNVASNGEHLNRECSLFTDDCRYVIVGSAAYLPEEPHPPFFEVYRNSESVTPNPRSPLEDYSLHIIDLHTGRLCDTRTFKCDKVILSHNQGLYLYKNILAILSVQQQTIHVFQVTPEGTFIDVRTIGRFCYEDDLLTLSAVYPEVQRDTQTGMANPYKEPFINSLKHRLLVYLWRRAEQDGSAIAKRRFFQYFDQLRQLRMWKMQLLDENHLFIKYTSEDVVTLRVTDPSQPSFFVVYNMVTTEVIAVFENTSDELLELFENFCDLFRNATLHSEAVQFPCSASSNNFARQIQRRFKDTIVNAKYGGHTEAVRRLLGQLPISAQSYSGSPYLDLSLFSYDDKWVSVMERPKTCGDHPIRFYARDSGLLKFEIQAGLLGRPINHTVRRLVAFTFHPFEPFAISVQRTNAEYVVNFHMRHSCT; encoded by the exons ATGGACCATGACGCCCCCACCATCAGGCCCCGCCGCATCCAGAACCAGAACGTCATCCACCGCCTGGAGCGCCGCCGCATCAGCTCGGGCAAAGCCGGCACCCACTGGCACCAG ACCTCCCTGGAGATCTACGAGTACCAGGGCTGCCAGGCGGCAGAAGACCTCCTGCAAGGCTACGAGGGGGAGATCCTGGCCAACGGCAACGACCAGAGATCCGTCAACATCCGCGGGCGGCTCTTTGAGCGCTTCTTCGTCCTGCTGCACATCACCAACGTGGCCTCCAACGGGGAGCACCTGAACCGCGAGTGCAGCTTGTTCACCGACGACTGCCGCTACGTGATCGTCGGCTCCGCCGCCTACCTGCCCGAGGAGCCGCACCCGCCCTTCTTCGAGGTTTATCGCAACAGCGAGTCGGTGACCCCCAACCCCCGCTCCCCGCTGGAGGACTACTCCCTGCACATCATCGACCTCCACACGGGCAGGCTCTGCGACACGCGGACTTTCAAGTGCGACAAGGTCATCCTGTCGCACAACCAGGGGCTGTACCTCTACAAGAACATCCTGGCCATCCTCTCCGTGCAGCAGCAGACTATCCACGTCTTTCAGGTGACCCCCGAGGGGACCTTCATCGACGTGCGGACCATCGGGCGCTTCTGCTACGAGGACGATCTGCTGACCCTGTCCGCCGTGTACCCCGAGGTGCAGCGGGACACGCAGACGGGGATGGCGAACCCCTACAAGGAGCCCTTCATCAACTCCCTGAAGCACAGGCTGCTGGTGTACCTGTGGCGGAGGGCGGAGCAGGACGGGAGCGCCATAGCCAAGAGGAGGTTCTTCCAGTACTTCGACCAGCTGAGGCAGCTCCGCATGTGGAAGATGCAGCTCCTGGATGAGAACCACCTCTTCATCAAGTACACCAGCGAAGACGTGGTCACGCTGCGGGTGACGGATCCGTCTCAG ccctcGTTCTTCGTCGTGTACAACATGGTGACCACAGAGGTTATCGCCGTGTTTGAGAACACGTCCGacgagctgctggagctgtttgAGAACTTCTGCGACCTCTTCAGGAACGCCACCTTGCACAGCGAGGCGGTCCAGTTCCCCTGCTCAGCGTCCAGCAACAACTTTGCCAGGCAGATCCAGCGCCG GTTCAAAGACACTATTGTGAACGCCAAGTACGGAGGGCACACGGAGGCTGTGCGGAGGCTGCTGGGCCAGCTCCCCATCAGCGCCCAGTCCTACAGCGGCAGCCCGTACCTCGACCTCTCCCTTTTCAGCTATGATGACAAGTGGGTGTCAGTCATGGAGCGTCCCAAGACCTGCGGCGATCACCCGATAAG attttACGCTCGGGATTCTGGCCTCCTGAAGTTTGAAATCCAGGCGGGACTCCTGGGGCGACCCATCAATCACACGGTGCGGCGCCTGGTTGCGTTCACCTTCCACCCCTTCGAGCCCTTTGCCATCTCGGTGCAGCGCACGAACGCGGAGTACGTGGTGAACTTCCACATGAGGCACAGCTGCACGTAG
- the MRPS11 gene encoding 28S ribosomal protein S11, mitochondrial: MSAALAVAWQRLLGAACGGRCLHAGVRSLRELAAKEAAQEAEGQSVTDLSPLILQRSSMRWDGKTYEEIPIAHIKATYNNTHIQVVGFDNRPFARTSCGTEGFQNAKKGTAIAAQTAGIAAAMKARGKGVLHVRVMVKGLGPGRKAAIKGLTMGGLEVISITDNTPVPHNGCRPRKARRM, encoded by the exons ATGAGCGCGGCGCTCGCCGTCGCCTGGCAACGGCTGCTCGGGGCGGCCTGCGg TGGCCGCTGCCTGCATGCCGGCGTGCGGAGCCTGCGGGAGCTGGCCGCGAAGGAGGCCGCGCAGGAGGCGGAGGGGCAGAGCGTCACCGACCTGAG CCCTTTAATCCTGCAGAGGAGCTCCATGAGGTGGGATGGAAAGACCTACGAGGAGATCCCGATAGCCCACATCAAGGCGACGTACAACAA CACCCACATCCAAGTGGTCGGCTTTGACAACAGGCCGTTTGCCCGTACGTCCTGCGGCACTGAAGGCTTCCAGAATGCCAAGAAGGGAACTGCCATCGCGGCACAGACAGCCGGCATAGCGGCAGCAATG aaagcaCGTGGGAAGGGTGTATTGCACGTACGAGTCATGGTGAAAGGACTGGGACCAGGACGCAAA GCTGCCATCAAGGGTTTGACTATGGGAGGGTTGGAGGTCATCTCCATCACCGACAACACCCCGGTTCCACACAACGGCTGCCGCCCACGGAAAGCCAGGCGAATGTGA
- the DET1 gene encoding DET1 homolog isoform X3, giving the protein MDHDAPTIRPRRIQNQNVIHRLERRRISSGKAGTHWHQVRVFHQNVFPNFTVVNVEKPPCFLRKFSPDGRYFIAFSSDQTSLEIYEYQGCQAAEDLLQGYEGEILANGNDQRSVNIRGRLFERFFVLLHITNVASNGEHLNRECSLFTDDCRYVIVGSAAYLPEEPHPPFFEVYRNSESVTPNPRSPLEDYSLHIIDLHTGRLCDTRTFKCDKVILSHNQGLYLYKNILAILSVQQQTIHVFQVTPEGTFIDVRTIGRFCYEDDLLTLSAVYPEVQRDTQTGMANPYKEPFINSLKHRLLVYLWRRAEQDGSAIAKRRFFQYFDQLRQLRMWKMQLLDENHLFIKYTSEDVVTLRVTDPSQPSFFVVYNMVTTEVIAVFENTSDELLELFENFCDLFRNATLHSEAVQFPCSASSNNFARQIQRRDLFDIIQSTWQSLRGMKLRLILGSKTLL; this is encoded by the exons ATGGACCATGACGCCCCCACCATCAGGCCCCGCCGCATCCAGAACCAGAACGTCATCCACCGCCTGGAGCGCCGCCGCATCAGCTCGGGCAAAGCCGGCACCCACTGGCACCAGGTGCGCGTCTTCCACCAGAACGTCTTCCCCAACTTCACCGTGGTCAACGTGGAGAAGCCGCCCTGCTTCCTGCGCAAGTTCTCCCCCGACGGGCGCTACTTCATCGCCTTCTCCTCCGACCAGACCTCCCTGGAGATCTACGAGTACCAGGGCTGCCAGGCGGCAGAAGACCTCCTGCAAGGCTACGAGGGGGAGATCCTGGCCAACGGCAACGACCAGAGATCCGTCAACATCCGCGGGCGGCTCTTTGAGCGCTTCTTCGTCCTGCTGCACATCACCAACGTGGCCTCCAACGGGGAGCACCTGAACCGCGAGTGCAGCTTGTTCACCGACGACTGCCGCTACGTGATCGTCGGCTCCGCCGCCTACCTGCCCGAGGAGCCGCACCCGCCCTTCTTCGAGGTTTATCGCAACAGCGAGTCGGTGACCCCCAACCCCCGCTCCCCGCTGGAGGACTACTCCCTGCACATCATCGACCTCCACACGGGCAGGCTCTGCGACACGCGGACTTTCAAGTGCGACAAGGTCATCCTGTCGCACAACCAGGGGCTGTACCTCTACAAGAACATCCTGGCCATCCTCTCCGTGCAGCAGCAGACTATCCACGTCTTTCAGGTGACCCCCGAGGGGACCTTCATCGACGTGCGGACCATCGGGCGCTTCTGCTACGAGGACGATCTGCTGACCCTGTCCGCCGTGTACCCCGAGGTGCAGCGGGACACGCAGACGGGGATGGCGAACCCCTACAAGGAGCCCTTCATCAACTCCCTGAAGCACAGGCTGCTGGTGTACCTGTGGCGGAGGGCGGAGCAGGACGGGAGCGCCATAGCCAAGAGGAGGTTCTTCCAGTACTTCGACCAGCTGAGGCAGCTCCGCATGTGGAAGATGCAGCTCCTGGATGAGAACCACCTCTTCATCAAGTACACCAGCGAAGACGTGGTCACGCTGCGGGTGACGGATCCGTCTCAG ccctcGTTCTTCGTCGTGTACAACATGGTGACCACAGAGGTTATCGCCGTGTTTGAGAACACGTCCGacgagctgctggagctgtttgAGAACTTCTGCGACCTCTTCAGGAACGCCACCTTGCACAGCGAGGCGGTCCAGTTCCCCTGCTCAGCGTCCAGCAACAACTTTGCCAGGCAGATCCAGCGCCG TGACTTGTTTGACATCATCCAAAGCACTTGGCAGTCACTGAGGGGAATGAAGCTTCGGCTGATTTTAG GTTCAAAGACACTATTGTGA